The genomic stretch gtgaggtgacatataatataaaagataatatgatTATCATCTCCACTTtacatattaaaagattaccaatgtaataatatatttgtttttttaatcatctttaaccaaatacaataataattatatatttcaatcaatttttatcaaaatttattaaatatagtaataatttatatctaataattttcaaagtaattaatctttaaagtaatattttaattttgataataaaatatttttcaaactaaatgtCAAGTTGGAGGTTTATATACTTCTTTATCGTCAACTAGGGAAGtagacattttttattatacaacatcaaacaaaaaaaataaacaaaaaaaattccaatttaaaaaaatgtaaaaaaaagatAGTAGACATTATGTAGTCAAAATTCCTTAATGAAACTCATAGATACGATATTAGTAAAGAGGATCAATAGATAGTAAACAAATATCACACTAACCCGCAAGTTGAGAGAAAACatgataaaaaacataatttattctAAAAGCTATATATGGAAAATATCTAAAGGTATATATGGAAAACATAGATTGCTATCTAACTTTCATAATCTTTtcaatattatagtaattttttattagtttgaaattatttttcgtaattttaacaattacaatcaaaatataataactcTTTTATCATATTAGGATTATAATGTCACCGCTCAAATTACATAACTTCACatcttatttaaataattatacatgtAACTTTAATCCCACCAGGGTAATTTTATAGTTGTGGTCAGACTAGGGAAAATAAggttttttagataaaatttaaatagtcCTTCCACCgttacttttaaattaaaaaaaaaagttataattgtaaattattaattcaaaaattaaaaaaacttatatattaattggtgGGCCAACCTGTTAAACCACAAGCGTACAGAACATAACTTAGAGATCTTGGGCTGTATCCTAAACCTAACCATGTCACAAATTGGCACAGTCCCTAAGACCGACCATTTGACAAGTCTTGAGACGGCAAGGCCCATCGATACGATGACCCGATTGTGCCTTCTGCCATGTCTGGCTCTGGTCAGGCAATGCCATGCAAAGAAATTTCTAGGAAAGCcgcaaaaataaatacatagcCAACTTTGCTACACCGAGCGCCATAAATCATCGAATTCAAACGCTTAGACCTCAGTTAAAATGCAAACCCATCTCTAAATTTCCCCTGTTTAGCCATTTCCATTTGCAAACCCTCAAGCGCAAACAGCGAACAAAGAAGAAGAGTTGTCTGCAgccaaaaccaaaccaaacaacaAACACACTTCCATTATCCGCATTAATTGGCCGATCAAACCAGTAGGAAACACTACCTAATACTTCTGTCGTATTTATTAACTTGCATTAATACAACTACCTGGCTAACATGATAGGCCGCGCATTGAAAACTGTCTTGTTTAATAACCATTCTCTTATACGACTCCCTGTACACAACTGGCGCTTTTGCCTAGAAAATCTCTACGATTCTTCGCGTTTTCAAGCTTGTTTGACCGGGAGAGAGCCTCAGTTCTGCCTCTCGCAAGCTCGTTTTCTTTCTTGTAAGTgcgtttttctttttgtttgtgttttgatttgttttcgATGGTGAATGATGGTTTGATGAGTCGGTTTAATGTTTGAAGAAATTACTGGCTGGGGTTTAGGgccaattttgttttgttttgttttgttttcgaAGTTTTCGGTGAATTATGGTCGTTTGTGACATACCCACAACCAGTTATCTGTTAGTGATAATGATGGGTTTGGTGATCGATTGAATGCGTTCTTTTGTATTTGAAAGTGGAAATTTTGTCTTCCCGGAATCCAAacagattttcatgtttttttattcTCAGCCGAATTTTTCCCccctttatttattattatttttataaagaaacagTTTGTTAGCTGAAAAGGGGCCTTTATCAACGATTTTGGTATGTGTTGATGTAAAGCCACTTTCTCATTAATCGGTTAATTATCACAAATATGTGACCATGATTCCACCTTTTTGTGGTTGAACTGTACAAATTTACTCTGAGAGGCTACTCTTCGCAATTTTGTAGTAGAATTCTCTTACAATATATAACTTTGCATGATAATCAAATTGTATATATCTTTCTCTTATCGCATAATAAgatatgtcattttaataataaaatgataaattatcaataaaataattaaaatttttcattaccaCGTTATTATCTTGGAAAACACCACACcccctaaaaattttagaaatttcaaatataccCCCACCATGTcatcatttttcttaaattgtatattaatctgtattgataatatgcatcatattgtatgatatgatacaaaacatatattaatcTGATATATCTTAAGATATGTATtgtgtattataaaatacaaataaccatgatatattatgttttttgaaacttagaaATGACAAACTCTATAAATCTCAGAATTTAAGGTAACAAGATTATACAAAACTGCTGGTCCTTTGGATCTATCTAAGAGAACcttatttgtttaattgtttattCCTTTGGCTTGATTATATTTAAATGGCATATTTATGCCAGCACCAAGTTGAAGATTTATGTTTTGGTGATATAAACCAAGTTTGCTTATAATTGTGCTCCAAACTGTCTGCAGCAGTTAGATCTTCGACATTCATGGAGGTTGTCAAAGCAGCTTCTAGACAAGGTTCTTTGGCTTGTGATAGTATTGCAATTAGAGCTGATGAGAAGAGTTACAGTTATACACAAATTGTCTCATCTGCTTTAAGAATATCTAGGCTGTTGGGCAGTAATGGCCTTAATACTGTGAGTTGGTGGTCACTTATTCTATCCTAATAACTTCATAGATTAAACAGTGTATATTCATTCATAAGCTTTTGGCCTGTCTATTGAATTTAAAACACTGCAAGAAGTTGATGTTGATTGCTCGTTAACAGTTGAAGTGCAATGCTTCTTATGAAGTTGTGTCCTAGCGATGTGTGTGTGTGAACACGTGTAATTAATCTGTTTGGACCTTAGTTTGATCTGTGTGTGTTTTAAATTGGTGTAGATGATCACTTCCTGCAATCAAAGGCTGGCTTTTTCGTTTAATTCTTGCTATTGCTTTCATGTTTGAAATTCTAATCAAACCTACTTATTCATACTCTTGATGCTATCGAAAAATGAAAAGTCAGCTGTGCCAGCTGGAGGGTGTGGAGCACAGATAGGAATTGTGGCTAAGCCTTGTGCTGAGTTTGTTGCAGCAGTACTAGGGACTTGGTTTAGTGGACGTGTTGCAGTTCCACTTGCACTGAGCTACCCCGAGTCTGAACTCTTGCATGTGATGCATGATTCGGTATTCCTTATGCAAGTTTgctttattatcattatttagtTATGAATACGATATAATTCTTCTTAATTTATGGAAGTATGTCTTTGCACCCACGTATAATGCCCATTGCTGATTAAATTCAGCTATGGGTGTTAAGGTTTTGTTCGACTGAGTAAGATGTTGGATCTTTTGGATTTATGATTTTCCAACATCAGAATTTTGGAAGAGTTCTCATTCATGCCGTgctacattttctttattttgtaataacCTTTTCGAGTTTCTTGgcactaaattttatttaattcctgttttcatttgattttaggatatatccatgGTCCTGAGTACAGAGGATTATCATGAAGTCATGCAAAATGTTGCTTCTAAAAGTGCTGCACAATTTTCTCTAATCCCACTTGTTCCCAATGTTTCTTCAGAGATGACTACTCATGATCACTCTGAAGTTGAAGAAACAGATGCAGATAGAGGTTTGTCAAGAATTTTAAGATGTAAAATAAGATGGATTATCTgacttttattaacttttagaGTGTCTTGTGGCATAACATGAAGTTTTGGGCAATGTTTTTTCCTATATTGCAGGTGAGGATCCAGCATTAATTGTTTACACAAGTGGTACAACTGGGAAACCAAAAGGAGTTGTTCATACTCACAGAAGCATTACTGCACAGGTCTATGCTAAAGGACCATACACCTCATGAATTTTACCATTCAAAATTATAGTTTGTTTTTATTGTCACTGCCTGTAGTGAGAAGTGGTCACTTCTATTGGTTTTGAAGGGTTACATACCTATATTATGGGTATCCTTATTTTATATGCAATTCATAAGTTCATATGCATTTTTATAGACTTATCATTATCTGATGTTGGAAGTTAATTTTGTTGTCTTTATTACTGTTAGACTTTGAATACTATAGCTCAATtatttcctttaagcttaactTTTGTCATCAAAGGTTACTTTAACATGGGCCTATTTGATGAAGAgatattttatccaaattttttgtttgaatccaTGTGATACAGCCCATTGAACACAGTTCAACCATACACATGAGAGGATATGCAAGTATATTAGTTTTTGTGTCAGTGTAAGAGTTTAACTAATACAATCAGGCAATTTCTTATAGGTTTGGACTTTTTGGAATTACTCTTTCTTCAACAATGTGATTGAAGTTATCATTTTTAGTTTATGTAATGTTTCCCCTGCTTGACTCAAGTTTCTTAATTGTTGAGTTCAGGTCGAAATGTTAGCTGAGGCTTGGGAATATTCATCAACTGATCAATTTCTGCATTGTCTACCACTACATCATATCCAccaaaacatatttattttttttacaatagtaatttttcttcatataaTTACGGATCAAATATTCCTATTGCTATTGTTGACTGTTCCCTATTGTATGTCATACAGACTTaaacagaattaaaaattttgttcagCACTAATCCTTAACATATGAATTACATGTGCACGGCCTTTTCAATGCTTTGTTTGCCCCACTTTATGCAGGTGCCATGGTAACCATTCTTTACCATTATTTTTGTTAGTGTTCTCAGTATGAGTTATGTTTATTCTTCCTAGCAGTTGTTGTATGCTTAGGCAAGAAATCTCTCAAACTATGCAAATATAGTTTGGTTATGCTAGTTCCAGTTTGTAACTTACTTGGTCATGTTATTGAAGGTTGAGTTCATGTCAAAGTTCAGTGTGAGGGGAATCTGGCAAAGGTGGCGTGAATCATATCCATTGAATGGAATCAAGTCTGGTGATGCAATAACTGTTTTTACTGGAGTAAGTCTAGTCTTTACCATATGATGTGAATTTAATTGAGGGTCATTTTTTACCTTGACTGGGCAATCTTTATGCCTTAACATAGGCAACGATATACCTTAATTCTACCATGTTGAACTCTATTTTGTTGACTTTGAACTGTCAAATTTTATACTTTCTCTAATCAGCTGCAGCAATTTGTACTATCATGTGATGTTTGTTTAGATCACAATTTAGATATCACTTGTCAATGGATAACAATCTCATTAGGAAATACTTTCTATAGAATCCAAATATGATTTGCTTTAGTTTTTTGTGcaattgaaatttgattaatcaaatgCCCAAGATTATTACTAAAGTTCCAATATTGGATGTTTTTAAAAAGTCTAACACTTTTATAAATTATAGGTTCCGACAATGTATACTCGATTGATACAAGGTTATGAAGCTATGGATACAGAGCTACAAACTGCTTCCGGTTCAGCTGCAAGACAATTACGACTTATGGTTTGTAGTCTAGAAGAATCCTTACATTATTCTAAATCTACTAAAAATGGGCATTTATATCCActcaatatattatattatgattttgtgAGAGTCTTATTGTTTAGATTGTTTCTCAGTTAATTGTTATCCTACTAGAGTCAATGAATGTGTGTACCCCACATTAACTTTTCCTCTCTTCCCTAGATGTGTGGCTCCTCTGCACTCCCTCTTCCTGTCATGCAACAGTGGAAAACCATCACAGGACACCGCCTTTTGGAACGTTATGGTATGACTGAGGTAAGTAAACCCAAACTTAAGTTTTCTTGTAGGCTATTCTTTTGCTTCATGATAAAGTGCATGATAGTGTGTTTTTCTTctgttgaaaaaaaatagagttGCATAGTTATGATGgtggtttgatttttttagtttgtcATGGCCATATCAAATCCTTTAAGGGGTGAACGAAAGCCAGGCACTGTTGGCAAACCATTTCCTGGTGTGGAGGTTAGCACTTTTACTCTTGTATGTCAATGGGCTTCatgatttatatttgaaaacaGAGTTAAGAAGTTCCCAGACTAATGAACAAATTCTATGCAGACATTGAtaataattgtttgaaaatagaaataaattgcCAAGGTTTAGAGatacaatttcaaattaattactatatatatattgtatttttttttcctaatttagtttgaatattcCTAGTTTAGTCTTATTATCTAGAATCTAATTTATTGCaaactatgtatatatttacctattttctatgaataaaattaagtaagAATTATTCAATTCTCTTAGTTCTTGTTTCATGATATCAAAATGAGCGATCCCACAAGCATTTTCTTTCGGCACACTCACATTGTCACCTATGtgcaaagaaaattttatcagTTCGATTCACTCTCGTTGTCATCTATATGAAAAAATGAGTTCATCAATTTGGAACATTGTGTCTCTACTTATGTGGAAATACAAGCACCTCAATTTGACACACTTATATTGTCATCATCGTAGAAAGATGAGTTTGTAAACAATCACCAAAATGATCATAAAGCCAACATCATTAAAGTGGCATCAacgacaaaattcttttaaaaaaatccaCCTAATTTGTAAACTTTTTCATTAGATCATCTCATTCGATGAAGATAGGATATCTATTAAGGAGAACGTGGAAAATCAACAACAATCCAAGCTAAGAATAGAAAATATCTATTCTTCAACTTGAAGGGACTGTtggaaaatagaaataaattcctaaaatttagagatacaatttcaatttaattactatatatattttgcattttattcttagtttagtttgattatgATAGGTTCTAGTCAATTACAACAcaaataaatagagaaaaatgtaagcaattttattgataaaagatATTTACAAGTGGATAAACTAACAATTTGAGTCGATGATCTCCCAAATCAACCCAAAGGCTGCcaaaaaatccttttttttccctcttcatTTACAATCCTAGctctcatttatatatattgttcatACATGTTTCATAACTCCCCAATCTCATTTCATAATTGCAAATACATACCATATATGTTTTGTAATTGCCAGGCCCATTTATTTAACCAAAATAATAGTTCTAACAGATTATTTCTTAGTTTAGTCTAATTTTCAAGAATCTATTTATTGCAAACTCTGTATATATGCACATTCTTTATGAacagaattaattaaaaatcatacaaTTTTCTTAGTTCTTGTTTCAAAGTGGGTTAAAAACCTAGGTGGACCCATAGGCTAGCTAAGAAGAGTTAGACTCTGTTTTGGGCTAAGTCAAAAAGAGTCAGACCCTATTTCAGGTTGAGCTAAGAAGGTTAGAGCCAAGTTTAGATGGGCTTGGTAAGAGTTAGACCATGTATGATAAGTGTCAACTGGTAGCCTAGTTGCACTTGAGAGGGAAGTtggaatatataattttcacattaagtgaaaaaaaatgaaaaggtaTATAATGTAATAAGTATCCAAATTAGATTGGCTTAGTATTTTAACTATTAGAACCCAAAACATGTTAAAACTCATAATTAGTAAGGATGTCTATCCATACTCCAAGTTTAAATTGCCCAAGATTTCTAACAATAATTAACATCCTTATTTATGTTGACTATTAATTGGACCGCTTAGTTGGCGAATGTTATCggtatcattaaaaaataaactttcttTTGGCAGTTCTTCTTTTCTTGAAACAAATTGCTGtttaatgtttcatttttttaagacTGTCTTTTAATATGATAGGTCAAGATTGCTGAAGATGAGAGTGGAAGCGATGCAGTGGGAGTGGGAGAACTTTGTGTTAAAAGCCCTTCATTGTTTAAGGAATACTGGAAACTTCCAGAGGTGTCTGTCCTTGCATATTTTTTCCTTCCCTTTCATGCAGTTGCTCAGCTCTCTGTTACTGAAACATGAAACAAGTGACTTATGCTGCCTTCTCTGTTCCTTTTTTTCCCCCTTCTTTCATCAATGTGATCTGGTCTCTTGTTAAAAGGCATCACACATCATGtagtttctttgtttttattttattttcacttagTTTTCATCATCACATTGATGTGGGAAACTCTGCTATGTATTGAAACTGCTACTTTTGCTGGATTTTAGGTAGTTAAACTTTTTGCCACTGATTAGCATAAGCTAGATGGAAAGTGACTGGTGAAGGAAACTGGGTGATTATCTGATGTATTATGTGCCATTTATAtggcttttaaatattttgggcTGTATTCCTAATTGAGTACCAAAAATCCATTTtcttaatatatgaaaaatgtttagAATTTAGGGAGCACAGATTGTTTTCAACTAGCATTCACTTCAATGAAGAGTTCTGAATCTGCTTTAGCGATACATATATGTAGACAATGCAGTTTAACATGTTTATATAAtgtctttttttgtttcttctgtCATGGAGGCAACTAAGAACTCATTTACTGATGATGGCTTCTTTAAAACCGGGGACACTGGAAAAGTGGATGAAGATGGATACTTCATCATTTTGGGACGTAAGGAGATTTACTTTCACATTAGCTCtcttattattatgttttttgcaTCACTAGCATATACATTTGCTTAGCATCTTACTGAAGATTTGACTAAGCAAGCAATTATTTGTGACTCTGCATTATGTAATGTGTTCATATTTTGGTGCTGCTTATTGTTAAACAAAGATGTTTTTTCCAATCCATTTCATTATGGACCTACTTTATCATTTGGTTCTGCTCATTGAATTTAGGTTACAAATTATAAGCTATAtctgtaaaattattattttataaataaatttgagctaGTGGCAACTATTATTGATTTAGATTTTCATGGTTAATGTAAGCTGGAAAAACACTTAAAAGTGTGATGCATTAAAGGTTTTAGTTGAATTCTCTTCTGACAGCTACGGTCTAATGCCATATATTATTAGTTCCCAGAAGCATATTCATCTGGTGCATTTTCGGTAGCTGTCGGACCTCTTTAATTGCTACTTTCCATTAATGTttgtaatttgttaatttttgccAGGTACAAACGCAGATATTATGAAGGTTGGTGGATACAAATTATCTGCATTGGAAATTGAATCAGTCATTCTAGAGGTAATTACTTTTCCTTTCATTATACTCTGTTGCCGTGAAAAATTCTTCTGATGTTAGTtcattctcttctcttctttcagTTGTCTTTTTCCTACAAAAGTATATCAAAATGAGAAACTAAACAAGAAATTTTTTGAACAAAATGTTTCTGAAAGAGTAAAATCTTCTTTTGTTCAGCATCCAGTTGTTGCAGAATGTTGTGTATTGGGCTTACCAGACAAAGACTATGGAGATGCTGTATCTGTGATTATTGTGCCTGATGAAGAagcaaagaaaaagcaaaaggaaTCAGCAAAGCCTGTAATAAGTTTGGAAGAACTTTGTACATGGGCTAAAGACAAACTTGCACCATACAAGGTAACCATTTTCCACATCTCTGTTTACTCTTAAATGGATATATTGAATGAGCTCAAATATATTTGCTGAATGTCTTTCATCTCTGGCTGAGAAGTTGAATTTACACACTCATAAGAAACATGTAATATtgattcttttctctttcaacTCCAAGTTTGATGACAACGAAATTCTGCAAATGGGTCGATGCCATTTTAAGATTAAATGCATTTGGCTTTGTGTTTGAGCTTAAGAAGAAGGGCTTGTTAGAAGTTAGAACCATGGACTCTCTATAAATTACTTCTACTGTCTCAGCTAGCCAAACACAGCTAGAACCACTTTCACATAAAATGTTGTTAATCCATTGGCTTCTTTGATCTAGTTCTCTCCTCCAAAGTTCAAGTTAAAAATTCTaggtttccttttttttttgaacattCATTCAGGGGTTATATTTTCTCTCCTGGTAGTTCAATAATCTCATCAGTATGAACCCATTTGACTTGTTTTCATTGATTCATGAAAATTTCACCTATATTTTATGTTCTTTGATTGCTGAGGTATTAATTTCTTTCCAGCTACCAACCCGATTATTCTTGTGGAATGCACTGCCCCGAAATGCCATGGGAAAGGTAAATTACTCAAATCTTTATTATCAGCAAGAAAAAATTCACTTCATTTCCTTTTAGTAGAGAGAGTTATTACAGGATCCTAAAGAGTGCTAAATTTGGAATATTTATGGCCACTTTCAGGTGAATAAGAAAGAGTTGAAGAACCGGCTGGCTGCAGATCAATAATCCCATTTGTTTGTAAATCAGAATTGGGAATTACCACAGCCatttttcaaatacataaattaaaccGAAAGCGGAAGCAGCTCcttttcattgttttctttttggttgATGACCTAAAGTACTATGAGTAATCTATAGTTGAGAAACTGCTAGTGTGACTTTCATTTTCTTAGGCAAATTTAAGCCTAACCCCAACTCCTTTGTGttttacatatgtatataagaataatatttacCCACTGTGCTGGGTTAGAATTTTGTGTAATAAATAACAAGCCACCCCTCTAATATTTTGGTTGGCCTTTTTATTCAAAACAATCAGTCATTTTAGCTAGAATAGCCAACTGTCTGGCCTACACTTTTAACCATTTGTCAAAAGCtttcaacaatttcaaaatatttgttttaccCCATTACAAAGTTAAATTTTTCTGAGAAATGTTATTCAGGGATGAGTGTGTGCTCACCAAAATTGAGGGATAAAACTTTTTGTCAACCTCAGGGTGGCAGTGCAGTCAACCCTAAGAAACACAATGACAGTAATTGAAATTATCCTATATGAGTAGAGGTGAGCAGGTTTGGATACCCAATTGATAAAGCAAGGATTGAAACTGGAATCAACTGGTTCATAAGATTAAAGAACTGAAATCAGAACCTATATAAACAAGTTCTTACTTCAAATCTATCTGGttgattttagttttcttttcatATACATAACACTATGCAACTCtatttaaaaagagaaatggaGTCAAAATGAAACTGGACTCATTTGACACCTCTAATGTGGTGGTTTGGCTTATATGTTGAAATGGTTGAATTTGTTTGAATGGAATCCTCAGAGGCAGGTGGCTCCAATGAATAAAAGACATTAGGGTCTGACTAACATGCATGTATTCAGCCCTAGCTACTCTAATCTAAGAAGTGCCATATTTTCTTCTCACATTATTTGTCCCATTAAGAAAGATCTTTGTTTGTCCATATGTTAGCTTGGACTCTTTTACTAGCTAAATAAAAATGACCTAAAATCTTTCCCATTATTAGAAACCTTAACAAAATTTCAACACAAAAGAGGTGAGTTACAATTTTCAACCATAAATAAGCTGTCTTTAAGTTTTAATAGTAAATAAGCGAGATTGATAGCAGCTTGACATGATATTAGTAATAACAATTAGTGTTCAAAATTGACCTGCTTTTTGTCTCTTAGGTAAATGCCAGAGTGAATTTAGATcatgtacaattttttttttttttggcctccTTATCTTGTTTGTAGGGATGACAACCCGGAGGGACGAGACCAAATAGTTTATTCTctatctttgtctttgtctctaTCATTGTAGAGAATATTAATCTGTATCCCTGTTACAGGGCTGATAAAGATTCTTCATTCTCTAcctgtaaaaaaaaattctctttccATCTTCATATCCGTATCCGAGAGAAAAAATCtccttcatatatattttaaacataacataaatatattaaacaataaaattaactaaaattaaaatcaacctaCTATTTAAAATACGACAAATGATCTATGTTAAcattttaatatgcacaacaaaaatataaataaatttgaaaaacgtatgtcatttaaaactataaggatatattagtatttgaagtaaaaatattaatataaaaggatgaGGACGAGAATAGGGACtaggcggggatggggataggGACAAGGTAAAGAAAGGACACATGTATCCTTATCTCTATCCCTATCTCATCTCTGATTGTTGAGATATTTTTCACTCTCGTTTTGTTTCCATTCCTATTTCTATCAGAAAATCTTCTCTCCGTTAAGGTCGGAGAGGATCGAAGACTCTAAATTCTAGttgaaattgtcatctctacttTTGTTCACTCTTTGTTTTACAAGGTTATGATTATGTAAAATCCGGAAACCCAAAATTGTATCCCTTTTTATCAGTACATTtccatatattttgtttatattctcCAGGCTTATGCAAAGAAATCAAATTGCAAAATCTTGTGAAAAGTTGCTTTTCTTATACATTTGTACAGAATGGCTAGACATATTTCAATTGAACAAGAGATTTCTggattttcataaaaaaaaaaatcaccataTATCATTGAATAAAGAGACAATTGTAGAGCACTACCCTTGCTATAAATGATACAAAAACAccgattatattatttaaaaaaaaaaaagattcaataACTATAATTCTAATTACTTTTACCCAGTTACATATAGATTTACATTCAC from Mangifera indica cultivar Alphonso chromosome 6, CATAS_Mindica_2.1, whole genome shotgun sequence encodes the following:
- the LOC123218039 gene encoding probable CoA ligase CCL8 isoform X2; the protein is MIGRALKTVLFNNHSLIRLPVHNWRFCLENLYDSSRFQACLTGREPQFCLSQARFLSFRSSTFMEVVKAASRQGSLACDSIAIRADEKSYSYTQIVSSALRISRLLGSNGLNTSAVPAGGCGAQIGIVAKPCAEFVAAVLGTWFSGRVAVPLALSYPESELLHVMHDSDISMVLSTEDYHEVMQNVASKSAAQFSLIPLVPNVSSEMTTHDHSEVEETDADRGEDPALIVYTSGTTGKPKGVVHTHRSITAQVEMLAEAWEYSSTDQFLHCLPLHHVHGLFNALFAPLYAGAMVEFMSKFSVRGIWQRWRESYPLNGIKSGDAITVFTGVPTMYTRLIQGYEAMDTELQTASGSAARQLRLMMCGSSALPLPVMQQWKTITGHRLLERYGMTEFVMAISNPLRGERKPGTVGKPFPGVEVKIAEDESGSDAVGVGELCVKSPSLFKEYWKLPEATKNSFTDDGFFKTGDTGKVDEDGYFIILGRTNADIMKVGGYKLSALEIESVILEHPVVAECCVLGLPDKDYGDAVSVIIVPDEEAKKKQKESAKPVISLEELCTWAKDKLAPYKLPTRLFLWNALPRNAMGKVNKKELKNRLAADQ
- the LOC123218039 gene encoding probable CoA ligase CCL8 isoform X3, whose translation is MIGRALKTVLFNNHSLIRLPVHNWRFCLENLYDSSRFQACLTGREPQFCLSQARFLSSVRSSTFMEVVKAASRQGSLACDSIAIRADEKSYSYTQIVSSALRISRLLGSNGLNTSAVPAGGCGAQIGIVAKPCAEFVAAVLGTWFSGRVAVPLALSYPESELLHVMHDSDISMVLSTEDYHEVMQNVASKSAAQFSLIPLVPNVSSEMTTHDHSEVEETDADRGEDPALIVYTSGTTGKPKGVVHTHRSITAQVEFMSKFSVRGIWQRWRESYPLNGIKSGDAITVFTGVPTMYTRLIQGYEAMDTELQTASGSAARQLRLMMCGSSALPLPVMQQWKTITGHRLLERYGMTEFVMAISNPLRGERKPGTVGKPFPGVEVKIAEDESGSDAVGVGELCVKSPSLFKEYWKLPEATKNSFTDDGFFKTGDTGKVDEDGYFIILGRTNADIMKVGGYKLSALEIESVILEHPVVAECCVLGLPDKDYGDAVSVIIVPDEEAKKKQKESAKPVISLEELCTWAKDKLAPYKLPTRLFLWNALPRNAMGKVNKKELKNRLAADQ
- the LOC123218039 gene encoding probable CoA ligase CCL8 isoform X4 encodes the protein MIGRALKTVLFNNHSLIRLPVHNWRFCLENLYDSSRFQACLTGREPQFCLSQARFLSSVRSSTFMEVVKAASRQGSLACDSIAIRADEKSYSYTQIVSSALRISRLLGSNGLNTDISMVLSTEDYHEVMQNVASKSAAQFSLIPLVPNVSSEMTTHDHSEVEETDADRGEDPALIVYTSGTTGKPKGVVHTHRSITAQVEMLAEAWEYSSTDQFLHCLPLHHVHGLFNALFAPLYAGAMVEFMSKFSVRGIWQRWRESYPLNGIKSGDAITVFTGVPTMYTRLIQGYEAMDTELQTASGSAARQLRLMMCGSSALPLPVMQQWKTITGHRLLERYGMTEFVMAISNPLRGERKPGTVGKPFPGVEVKIAEDESGSDAVGVGELCVKSPSLFKEYWKLPEATKNSFTDDGFFKTGDTGKVDEDGYFIILGRTNADIMKVGGYKLSALEIESVILEHPVVAECCVLGLPDKDYGDAVSVIIVPDEEAKKKQKESAKPVISLEELCTWAKDKLAPYKLPTRLFLWNALPRNAMGKVNKKELKNRLAADQ
- the LOC123218039 gene encoding probable CoA ligase CCL8 isoform X1: MIGRALKTVLFNNHSLIRLPVHNWRFCLENLYDSSRFQACLTGREPQFCLSQARFLSSVRSSTFMEVVKAASRQGSLACDSIAIRADEKSYSYTQIVSSALRISRLLGSNGLNTSAVPAGGCGAQIGIVAKPCAEFVAAVLGTWFSGRVAVPLALSYPESELLHVMHDSDISMVLSTEDYHEVMQNVASKSAAQFSLIPLVPNVSSEMTTHDHSEVEETDADRGEDPALIVYTSGTTGKPKGVVHTHRSITAQVEMLAEAWEYSSTDQFLHCLPLHHVHGLFNALFAPLYAGAMVEFMSKFSVRGIWQRWRESYPLNGIKSGDAITVFTGVPTMYTRLIQGYEAMDTELQTASGSAARQLRLMMCGSSALPLPVMQQWKTITGHRLLERYGMTEFVMAISNPLRGERKPGTVGKPFPGVEVKIAEDESGSDAVGVGELCVKSPSLFKEYWKLPEATKNSFTDDGFFKTGDTGKVDEDGYFIILGRTNADIMKVGGYKLSALEIESVILEHPVVAECCVLGLPDKDYGDAVSVIIVPDEEAKKKQKESAKPVISLEELCTWAKDKLAPYKLPTRLFLWNALPRNAMGKVNKKELKNRLAADQ